One region of Pyramidobacter sp. YE332 genomic DNA includes:
- a CDS encoding MurR/RpiR family transcriptional regulator — MENVIAERIKKAKLTRAQVKIAEYIIANPELAGRSSSLEVARAAGVSDVSVTRFARAIGYPGFTELKNDIYDRMVERATQGVSRLSLDERLEANRAKFGSDVSREEFLKIQTYNLERTIMQNSEELYDKFANVILNADICFVAGFRGCYGTVHHFSWILSILTGRICRIIDESVGGIDQMQRTTERDCAVFFSASRYYKSDLRLARLAKSHGAAVCLITDSILSPLASCADVVLTAEVRQASFFNSTTAMNAVAEYLLMLLTPCCLDRYRAHVRERDEYTKDLLI; from the coding sequence GTGGAAAACGTCATCGCCGAACGTATCAAAAAAGCGAAGCTGACCAGAGCGCAAGTAAAGATCGCCGAATATATCATCGCCAATCCGGAACTCGCCGGCCGCAGCTCGTCGCTGGAAGTGGCTCGCGCTGCCGGCGTCAGCGACGTATCGGTGACACGTTTTGCGCGCGCGATTGGATACCCAGGCTTTACCGAACTGAAAAACGACATCTACGATCGCATGGTCGAGCGCGCTACCCAGGGCGTCAGCCGCCTGTCGTTGGACGAACGTCTTGAGGCGAATCGGGCTAAATTCGGCAGCGATGTCTCTCGTGAGGAATTTCTGAAAATACAGACGTATAACCTCGAGAGAACAATCATGCAGAATTCCGAGGAACTGTATGACAAGTTTGCGAACGTGATCCTGAATGCGGATATATGTTTCGTTGCCGGTTTCCGCGGCTGCTATGGCACCGTGCATCATTTCTCGTGGATTTTAAGCATCCTTACCGGCCGTATCTGCCGAATCATCGACGAGAGCGTCGGCGGCATCGACCAGATGCAGCGGACGACCGAGCGCGACTGTGCCGTGTTCTTTTCGGCCAGCCGCTATTACAAAAGCGATCTGCGTCTGGCCCGCCTGGCAAAAAGTCACGGCGCAGCTGTCTGTCTGATCACTGACAGTATCCTTTCGCCGCTGGCCTCGTGCGCCGACGTCGTGCTGACAGCCGAGGTTCGGCAGGCAAGCTTTTTCAACTCAACCACGGCGATGAACGCCGTTGCCGAATATCTGCTCATGCTGCTTACGCCCTGCTGTCTCGACCGCTACCGGGCGCACGTACGCGAGCGCGACGAGTATACCAAGGATCTGCTGATATGA
- a CDS encoding 2-hydroxyacid dehydrogenase, translated as MNKILMFGAFAPKGVEYFKEKSAGRYELAFGSTYEDLEKHNDAAYIVLRGPAMDAEHIAGLKNARMLHRWGVGYNDVDVKAAGERGIRVAITAGMNAQPVAEMATLLILAAFRHFLQHIDDAKHEKLLGSYLIADSWMINGRRVGIVGMGAIGRKLTKILQGFGAEVVYYDVFRLPEEVERELNVTFLPFKELLATSDIISLHMPLLDSTRNMIDAKAIAMMRPNALLVNTARGGIVDTDALLAAVRERRIWGAALDTVEGEPLPSDHPIFSEPHILLTPHVGGNTEDNIVNMAACIFDNIERLERGEEVVPRCLVNKQYLKA; from the coding sequence ATGAACAAGATCCTGATGTTTGGCGCGTTCGCGCCCAAGGGTGTCGAATACTTTAAGGAAAAAAGCGCGGGCAGATATGAACTGGCGTTTGGTTCTACCTACGAGGACCTCGAAAAGCACAACGATGCAGCCTATATCGTTTTGCGTGGCCCCGCCATGGACGCGGAGCATATCGCTGGCCTGAAAAATGCCCGCATGCTGCACCGCTGGGGCGTCGGCTATAACGACGTTGATGTCAAGGCAGCCGGCGAACGCGGTATCCGCGTGGCGATCACGGCAGGCATGAACGCGCAGCCCGTCGCCGAGATGGCGACGCTACTCATTCTCGCAGCATTCCGTCACTTTTTGCAGCACATTGACGACGCCAAACATGAAAAACTGCTTGGCAGCTACCTGATCGCCGACTCGTGGATGATCAACGGCCGCCGCGTCGGCATCGTCGGCATGGGAGCTATTGGCCGCAAGCTGACGAAAATCCTCCAGGGCTTCGGAGCAGAGGTGGTTTATTACGACGTCTTCCGTCTTCCCGAGGAAGTCGAGCGCGAATTGAACGTCACGTTCCTGCCGTTTAAAGAGCTTCTCGCGACCTCCGACATCATCAGCCTGCACATGCCATTGCTTGATAGCACCCGCAACATGATCGACGCGAAGGCCATCGCTATGATGAGGCCCAACGCCCTGCTCGTCAACACTGCTCGTGGCGGCATCGTCGATACGGATGCACTGCTTGCCGCCGTCCGTGAACGCCGCATTTGGGGTGCGGCCCTCGACACCGTGGAGGGCGAGCCGCTGCCGTCGGATCACCCGATCTTCTCGGAACCTCACATCCTGCTCACGCCGCATGTCGGCGGCAACACCGAGGATAATATCGTCAACATGGCCGCCTGCATCTTCGACAACATTGAGCGTCTTGAACGCGGTGAGGAGGTCGTCCCGCGCTGTCTCGTCAATAAACAGTACCTGAAAGCCTAA
- a CDS encoding 4-hydroxy-2-oxovalerate aldolase — MKIMDCTLRDGGNVVGAGFSAELTTLMLKGLTENGVMIVEMGNCAGMGAYDKGVKAPCTDDEYLELAKPFVDKTEVGMFLGATNATEGLVAKAAKAGLKFLRVGINAGDGEKAVNAVRMVKAAGMKAFFAMMKAYVLTPEALATEAQLLEKAGVDVLIIMDSAGMMLPAQAAAYTKAVSQAVKIPVGFHGHANLGCAVANAVAAAENGAQIIDCGLMGMARSAGNIATETAVAALDRAGYKTGIDMYGLFRFIDNELAPAMKPYGYRAPAMPLDVVLGYSGCHSHYIPLFKEVAAEKGVDLYKLIIETSRLDMKKPSRELMEQVAGRL, encoded by the coding sequence ATGAAAATTATGGACTGCACATTGCGCGACGGCGGCAACGTCGTGGGCGCCGGTTTCTCTGCCGAACTGACCACGCTCATGCTGAAAGGCCTGACCGAAAACGGCGTGATGATCGTCGAGATGGGCAACTGCGCCGGCATGGGAGCGTACGACAAGGGCGTCAAAGCGCCCTGCACGGACGACGAGTATCTCGAACTGGCAAAGCCGTTCGTGGACAAGACCGAAGTCGGCATGTTCCTCGGCGCGACAAACGCGACTGAAGGGCTCGTCGCCAAAGCGGCGAAGGCCGGATTGAAGTTTCTGCGCGTCGGCATCAACGCTGGCGACGGCGAAAAGGCCGTGAACGCCGTGAGAATGGTCAAAGCCGCGGGCATGAAGGCGTTCTTCGCGATGATGAAGGCCTACGTGCTTACGCCTGAGGCGCTGGCTACCGAGGCGCAGCTGCTCGAAAAGGCTGGCGTTGATGTGCTCATCATCATGGATTCCGCTGGCATGATGTTGCCCGCTCAGGCGGCGGCTTACACGAAGGCTGTTTCGCAAGCCGTGAAGATCCCCGTTGGTTTCCACGGGCACGCCAACCTTGGCTGCGCCGTTGCCAACGCCGTCGCGGCTGCCGAAAACGGTGCGCAGATCATCGACTGCGGCCTTATGGGCATGGCCCGCAGCGCCGGCAACATTGCTACCGAGACGGCCGTCGCTGCGCTCGACCGTGCCGGTTACAAGACGGGCATCGATATGTACGGGCTGTTCCGTTTTATCGACAACGAACTCGCCCCCGCGATGAAGCCTTACGGTTACCGCGCGCCGGCCATGCCGCTGGACGTCGTACTCGGTTACTCCGGCTGCCACTCGCACTACATCCCCCTGTTCAAAGAAGTTGCCGCCGAAAAGGGCGTGGACCTGTACAAGCTGATTATTGAGACCTCGAGGCTCGACATGAAAAAGCCCTCGCGCGAGCTGATGGAGCAGGTCGCCGGAAGGCTTTAA